The following are encoded in a window of Candidatus Fluviicola riflensis genomic DNA:
- a CDS encoding SAM-dependent methyltransferase, translating to MKKVNEDYIAKNKEAWNQKTTVHIDSDFYDMPAFLRGETTLKPLELSLLGDVSGKRILHLQCHFGQDTLSLARMGATTVGVDLSNAAVEKATALAGELNLDARFICCDLYSLKEHLTEQFDIVFTSYGTIGWLPDLDKWADIVQHFLKPEGKFIMVDFHPVVWMFDDHFKEVAYNYFNTETIVEQVQGSYADREADIAYETVSWNHPTSETLQSLLDAGLRLTNYHEWDYSPYTCFQELQEDAPGVYRVKHLGNKIPMVYGIVCVK from the coding sequence ATGAAGAAGGTGAATGAAGATTATATAGCGAAAAACAAAGAAGCGTGGAACCAAAAAACAACCGTTCACATCGATTCGGATTTTTATGACATGCCTGCGTTTTTGCGCGGAGAAACAACCCTCAAGCCACTTGAATTGAGCCTGCTGGGTGATGTTTCGGGGAAACGGATTTTGCATTTACAATGTCATTTCGGCCAAGATACGCTTTCGCTGGCACGAATGGGTGCAACTACTGTTGGTGTCGACTTATCAAATGCCGCCGTAGAAAAAGCAACAGCACTGGCTGGAGAATTAAACCTCGATGCCCGGTTTATTTGCTGCGATCTGTACAGTTTAAAAGAACATCTCACAGAGCAGTTTGATATCGTTTTCACAAGTTACGGAACCATTGGTTGGTTGCCCGATCTTGACAAATGGGCCGATATCGTACAACATTTTCTGAAGCCGGAAGGCAAATTCATTATGGTTGATTTTCATCCGGTTGTTTGGATGTTCGACGATCATTTCAAGGAAGTTGCCTACAATTATTTCAACACAGAAACCATTGTGGAACAAGTGCAGGGAAGTTATGCTGATCGCGAAGCCGACATCGCTTATGAAACTGTTTCATGGAACCATCCAACCTCCGAAACGCTTCAAAGTTTACTGGATGCCGGCTTGCGGTTAACAAACTACCACGAATGGGATTATTCACCATATACCTGTTTTCAGGAATTGCAGGAAGATGCACCCGGTGTTTACAGAGTGAAACATTTGGGGAATAAAATCCCGATGGTGTACGGAATTGTGTGCGTGAAATGA
- a CDS encoding AraC family transcriptional regulator: MKLYIKYMASLRCKLVVKEVLNKLGLHSVVVELGTVEIMEELTQEQWLELKNELAAVGLELLDDKRTILIERIKAVVIELVHYTDELPHINYSDYISAKLNYDYTYLANVFSEVKGTTIQQYIINLKIERVKELLLYDELNLTQIADLLNYSSVAHLSNQFKKITGLSPSFYKQLKERRFVNLEDL, translated from the coding sequence ATGAAGCTGTATATCAAATACATGGCTAGTTTGCGTTGCAAACTGGTGGTAAAAGAGGTACTCAACAAGTTGGGGCTGCATTCTGTGGTGGTTGAATTGGGAACAGTTGAGATTATGGAAGAACTGACGCAGGAACAATGGCTTGAGCTTAAAAACGAGTTGGCTGCTGTCGGTTTGGAATTACTGGACGATAAGCGTACTATTCTTATTGAGCGCATTAAAGCTGTGGTTATTGAATTGGTTCATTACACCGACGAATTGCCGCACATTAATTACTCTGATTATATAAGTGCGAAGTTGAATTATGATTACACGTATCTGGCAAATGTTTTTTCAGAGGTAAAGGGTACAACAATTCAACAATACATCATTAATCTCAAAATTGAACGGGTGAAAGAATTGTTGCTTTACGATGAATTGAATCTGACTCAAATAGCTGATTTGCTGAATTACAGCAGTGTGGCCCATTTGTCAAATCAGTTCAAAAAAATCACCGGACTGTCACCCTCATTTTACAAACAACTCAAAGAAAGAAGGTTTGTTAATCTTGAAGACCTGTGA
- the clpB gene encoding ATP-dependent chaperone ClpB: MDNNQFTIKTQEIIQAAQETALLAGNQAVENPHLLKGIFLKDSDVVPFILKQNGVDQEMLEQALDRILSTFSKVSGGDIYLSSKAQQTLQQSIVLAKQQGDEYVSVEMLFVALLESNDQTGQLLRDSKITKKQVISTIMNLRNGAKVTSDNQEGTYKSLEKYAKNLNELAKSGKLDPVIGRDDEIRRVLQILTRRTKNNPILIGEPGVGKTAIAEGIAHRIIDGDVPENLKSKIVYSLDMGALIAGAKYKGEFEERLKAVVKEVTSAEGEIILFIDEIHTLVGAGGGGEGAMDAANILKPALARGELRAVGATTLNEYQKYFEKDKALVRRFQPVLVDEPDTEDAISILRGIKEKYENHHKVLIKDAAIIAAVELSQRYITERHLPDKAIDLIDEAASKLRMEINSKPEELDELERKIMQLEIEREAIKRENDKAKLEHLGKELSTLVEQRDAFKARWQAEKDVIDALQKTKEAIEQFKLEADQAERMGDYGKVAEIRYGRIKEAEAKLEELKSDLATMQVNSKMIKEEVDAAEIADVVSKWTGIPVSKMIESEKAKLLKLEEELGKRVVGQEEAISALSDAVRRSRAGLQDMRKPIGSFIFLGPTGVGKTELAKALADYLFNDEHAMTRIDMSEYQEKHSVSRLVGAPPGYVGYDEGGQLTEAVRRKPYSIILLDEIEKAHPDVFNVLLQVLDDGRLTDNKGRTVNFKNTIIIMTSNLGSHLIQETFEGVKEDGMDEAMEKAKFKVMELLKATIRPEFLNRIDETIVFTPLNKRYIKAIVQLQLNQLSEMLQERGIRMNMTEEAKAHIVEVGFDPNFGARPVKRVIQKQVLNELSKALLAGTIDTENTIVMDIFDGKIVFRKPISIDEEIVL, from the coding sequence ATGGATAATAATCAATTTACCATAAAGACGCAGGAAATCATCCAGGCTGCACAAGAAACCGCGCTTCTTGCAGGTAATCAAGCGGTGGAAAATCCGCATTTACTGAAGGGGATTTTTTTGAAAGACTCGGATGTTGTTCCTTTCATATTGAAACAAAACGGCGTAGACCAGGAAATGCTCGAACAAGCCCTCGACCGGATCCTTTCTACCTTTTCTAAAGTCTCGGGAGGTGATATTTACCTTTCGTCCAAAGCACAGCAAACCTTACAGCAATCAATCGTATTGGCAAAACAACAGGGCGACGAATACGTTTCGGTTGAAATGCTGTTTGTGGCTTTGCTGGAAAGCAACGACCAAACCGGACAATTACTCAGGGACAGCAAAATCACTAAAAAACAAGTAATCTCAACAATAATGAATCTGAGAAACGGAGCAAAGGTTACTTCAGATAACCAGGAAGGAACGTATAAATCATTGGAGAAATACGCTAAAAACCTCAATGAACTGGCCAAGTCAGGGAAATTGGACCCTGTGATCGGTCGCGATGACGAAATCCGTCGTGTTCTTCAAATTCTTACGCGAAGAACCAAAAACAATCCGATCCTGATCGGTGAACCCGGTGTTGGTAAAACAGCCATTGCCGAGGGAATTGCACACCGGATCATTGACGGTGACGTACCCGAGAACCTGAAATCGAAAATCGTTTACTCCCTTGATATGGGCGCATTGATCGCCGGGGCCAAGTATAAAGGTGAATTTGAGGAACGACTCAAAGCAGTGGTGAAAGAAGTAACCAGCGCCGAAGGTGAGATCATCCTTTTCATTGACGAAATCCATACTTTGGTTGGAGCCGGTGGCGGTGGTGAAGGTGCAATGGACGCAGCCAATATTTTGAAACCGGCGCTTGCACGTGGCGAACTGCGGGCTGTGGGCGCGACTACGCTGAATGAATATCAAAAATACTTTGAGAAAGATAAAGCGCTCGTGCGTCGTTTCCAGCCCGTGTTGGTAGATGAACCGGATACGGAAGATGCGATCTCCATTTTGCGTGGAATCAAAGAAAAATACGAGAATCACCACAAAGTACTGATCAAAGATGCCGCGATCATTGCAGCGGTTGAATTGTCGCAACGCTACATCACAGAACGTCATTTACCGGATAAAGCCATTGACCTCATCGATGAAGCTGCATCGAAATTGCGGATGGAAATCAATTCGAAACCTGAAGAACTGGACGAATTGGAGCGTAAAATCATGCAACTGGAAATTGAACGCGAGGCCATTAAACGCGAAAACGATAAGGCGAAACTGGAACATTTGGGGAAAGAACTCTCCACTTTAGTTGAACAACGTGATGCGTTCAAAGCGCGCTGGCAGGCTGAAAAAGATGTGATCGACGCCTTGCAAAAAACCAAGGAAGCTATTGAGCAATTCAAACTGGAAGCCGATCAGGCAGAACGAATGGGCGATTACGGTAAAGTTGCCGAAATCCGTTATGGCCGGATCAAAGAAGCTGAAGCTAAACTGGAGGAACTGAAAAGTGATCTGGCAACGATGCAGGTTAACAGTAAAATGATCAAGGAGGAAGTCGATGCCGCAGAAATTGCGGATGTTGTTTCCAAATGGACAGGAATTCCGGTTTCTAAAATGATCGAGAGTGAGAAAGCGAAATTACTGAAACTGGAAGAAGAACTTGGCAAACGTGTCGTAGGCCAGGAAGAAGCGATCAGTGCACTTTCTGATGCCGTTCGCCGCAGCCGGGCAGGTTTGCAGGATATGCGTAAGCCCATCGGATCGTTTATATTTCTGGGACCGACTGGTGTTGGTAAAACCGAATTAGCAAAAGCCCTTGCCGATTATTTGTTCAATGACGAACACGCGATGACGCGAATAGATATGTCGGAATACCAGGAAAAACATAGTGTGAGCCGTTTGGTTGGAGCGCCTCCGGGATATGTCGGTTATGATGAAGGTGGGCAGTTGACCGAAGCGGTTCGTAGAAAACCCTACTCGATCATTTTGCTCGATGAAATTGAAAAAGCGCATCCGGATGTATTCAATGTTTTGCTCCAGGTGTTAGATGATGGTCGTTTGACCGATAATAAAGGCCGTACGGTGAATTTCAAAAACACGATCATCATTATGACTTCCAACTTAGGATCGCACCTGATCCAGGAAACATTTGAAGGCGTGAAAGAGGACGGTATGGATGAAGCGATGGAAAAAGCCAAATTCAAAGTGATGGAATTGCTGAAAGCGACCATCAGGCCTGAGTTTTTGAACCGTATTGATGAAACGATTGTGTTTACACCGCTCAACAAACGCTATATAAAGGCGATTGTACAATTGCAGCTGAATCAGTTGTCGGAAATGCTGCAGGAGCGCGGAATTCGCATGAACATGACCGAAGAAGCCAAAGCGCATATTGTGGAAGTTGGTTTTGATCCGAATTTCGGGGCACGGCCTGTGAAACGTGTTATTCAAAAACAAGTACTTAATGAATTGTCGAAAGCTTTGCTCGCAGGAACTATTGACACGGAGAACACAATTGTGATGGATATTTTTGACGGAAAGATCGTATTCCGTAAACCGATTTCGATTGACGAGGAGATTGTTTTGTAA